The Centropristis striata isolate RG_2023a ecotype Rhode Island chromosome 1, C.striata_1.0, whole genome shotgun sequence nucleotide sequence ATGGAGTTTTGTAGGTCTCTATGTTTGAATAAGCGATTTAGACTATACATTTTACTTTGTAAGTGCACATGAGTgtgaggtaaataaaaaaacgaaGTTTTATAAAAAGGGTCCATCTCTCTGGAAAGTATTTGGATGTTGTAAGTTCACCCACTGTATGTTGTATTTACAgaagctgtttttttccacatctTTTGGCCTCATGACATAGCAGGTGTATGGACTAATGGAGAGACTTTCAGTCCCTGCATCCACCAGCatgaatatttaatatgataatACACCTCCCAGATAATCCTACACCCACATGCACGCAGGTCTATAGCAGAGTACCAtctatattaaattgatttccAGAGATAGATGGCCGCTGTTGTTGCCATATGAGGTGCCCTGTCCGCCAGTGGAGACGCTTGTTTCTGCCTTTCCCACGGGTTAGCTGTCTGCTATGACCCCTTCACTTCACAGCTGCCCAGCAGCTGCGCCATTGGACATCATGACACCAATGGAGGGTTGCACACTAATGACCTATATAGCTCAAATGTGGGATATGAAATATTATCAGATTAGTGATTGATTTCTTTTATCCAACCCAAATTAAGCCACATGATTATCTtgctcttcttttatttttataaaatgacaaatcatAACAACTAAATCAGACCCAGTATCAGGCTTATGTCTTTTAAACTAATTGTTCTAAATGCCTTCAGTGTCTGAGGGCTTTTCCCCTGAGCCTTTCCCCATAGGGAACACTAATGGCTAAGCTGTATACTGCAAGAAACTAATtcttagaaaagaaaaaacaaaacaataattaaaataggcTTTATTTTAGCACCGTTAGTGAACGTCAGATTGAAAATACATAcgtttttaaaaagtacatttaaacctttaaaaagCAGGATTTTACTTTTAGGCATACACATATGCTTAATCTGCCGTGAATGATCTCAGTTATTTGAATACAAActaattcaaattttaaaataattgaaaaaaataatactaatcAGAATAGCTGCAGACTAATTTTCTGTTAATCGAGTAACTGATTAATACTTACCTTTACCCTTTTTTTGCCCTGTACTTTTTGTTATTGAGCCGCCTGGCAGGTTAAATTCAGGGCAGGAACAGCATCGCATACTACACGTCATACCCCAGTTCTCGCGAGAATACAGGATTTGAAAACAGGCGGCAGTGTGGAGAGACGAAAACTGGAGAAAAGGTGCATTTCTAAAATTCAGAAtaagtttaaatattttgtacATTACAATATATGCTTTAAAATTGTGGTAATGGATGATGTTAAGCGTCTCCAGGGAGCTTTATTTCGTATCACGTAGCTAGGTTACGTTGTTTTTCTGCTCTTCTTTCAGTGGGACTTGGCTCGAGGTGGTTAACGTTAATGAGACACTAGAGACAAACAGGCTGCAGCTATTAGCGTCTTGTGAAAACGTTGCTGTGAGGAAAGCTTATCAGGCTGTTTGACTGATTCTGTCTTTTAATTTGGGTTTCTGCGAAGAGAAGATGACTGCAGACAACGAAATCGAGGTTAAAGAGGCGTTTCAGCGCGCTCAGAAGGGCCACAATAACAAAGCGAAGCTGGTGGCAAGCCTGAAGAGCCGCTACAACAAGGTGAGGCCGTGTGAAGCTATTCTATGTGCTctctggagtgtttttttttaaacccttaAAGACATGTAGTACTATaatacggaagaggattagggccacacaagaaaaaaaatatttgagttaaaagtcaaaattctgagaataaagtcagaattcagaCTTTagtcagaactcaaatatttttttcttgtgtggcccCAATCCTTTTCCGCACTATAACATCTTTGCTTTGTTCTTCTAAATATCTGTAATGAATATTAACACTTAAGCATATACATAGTTTCAGGCAAATGGAAGTAGGTGAAAATTTTCAGCTGAAGCTATATTTATTAGCACTATATGTGGCAGTTTATGAAGGGCAAAATAACTTCTTGATGtgatactatatatatatatagttatatatatatatatatatatatatatatatatatttatttatataatactctttttattggtttttctaagcacaaacaaacaattccatccTCTTGGATGTGCAGTACAAAGCTCAATGCAATCCAgtgtaaaatatgtaattgGTGAGGATTAGACAAACAGAATCACACATTTAGGACTATTCCAAGTGTGTTACTTTAAGAAATGTACATTAACACAAGGCAAGACATAtaggtcaaggtcacgtttatttctagagcaccttatacgcaaccaaggttgaccaaagtgctttacataactgaataacaacaaaaaatcgcatagcataaaatatatcaaaatggaataaaacagaAGGATAAGAAATGGAGTGCAGATACAGGATAATCTGAACTAAAAGCCCCAACTATAAATCAGTAAAGCAAAGTGGCAAACAGAatagttttaaaatatatatatatatatatatatatatatatatatatatatatatatatatatatatatatacatatacatatatttggaTTGGAGCAGACCTTTAGTTTTCTGGAGGTTTGTTCTAAATATGTGGTCCATAGAAATTGAAAGCTGcttctctgtgttttgttttgactcTGGGGGACAATAAGCTAACTGATGACCTGAATGATTATCTATTCTGTTTGTGATAtacaaaaaatttaatattGATAACATGTTAATCATACTCCATATATGATATGACTGCAAATAATCTGGCACTTCTTAAATAATTTCTTCTGGTTGCCTTCTTactaaaattgtaatttttgtaCAGTTATTGTTACCGACTCTCTCCACCTCATTAAACTTTTTAGTGTAATTTAtctacaaaaaacagacaaagtgcACAATAAATGATTTAAGTTAAGAATTCCAATGACAGCATTTTCCAAATTCTCATAAGATATTGTGATCATGTCGTTATTGTAAATTCTTTTGGCGATTAACATCTAGAAGTGCAAATCTGATATAATGAGCCATAGCCATATTGTGAATAATAATTGTCTCCCCAACCAGCTCGAGGACAAAACTCTGTTCCATGAGGAGTTTGTCCACTACTTGAAGTATGCCATGATTGTCTACAAGCGTGAACCTGCAGTTGAAAATGTCATCGAGTTCGTAGCAAGGTTTGCCACAAGTTTCCAGTCTCCACCTAAAACAgacgaggaggagcagcagcaggaggaggaggaggaagaggaggaagatgctGAGGATGATCATCCATTTCTGAGTTTCATCTTCAACTTCCTGTTGGAGGTGTGAATGCacactttttgttttatatgtgcTGTACAATTACAATAACTCTGTGACCGatacatgtttatttgtttttcaaggAATCTGTTAACAGTGATACTTTTCCTCCGTTAGTAACAAAAACCTCTCTGACTTTTGCTGTACAGAGAAGTCCTGATGTGATTGATATGTCTGCTGCCTCTTAGTCTAATTTTGTCCTGTCccatctgtctcctctctcttgcTGTTGGACCCCATCTGTTTCTCACTCTTACACTTTCCTGTGATATGCAACTCTACTTTCCTCTGTCCACTCCTGTCTGTTTGTCCCCCATCCCTTGTCTTGCTCTTTCCCCCCCACTTCTTCTCCCAACCTGTTTTCTGCCTTCCTTTCTTCTCAGTCCCATAAAGCCAATAGCCATGCGGTTCGTTTCCGTGTGTGCCAACTCATCAACAAGTTGTTGGGCAGTATGGCGGAGAATGCCCAGATAGATGACGACCTCTTTGATCACATCCACCAAGCCATGCTGGTCCGTGTCACTGACAAGTTCCCCAATGTGAGGATTCAGGCTGCTTTGGCCATGACACGTCTACAGCAGCCAAAGGATCCTGACTGTCCAACCATCAacggtctgtttgtttttcctctatTCCTGTTAATTTATCTTTGATGTAACAGAACAATATATGgctttcaattttaattttaagagacattttttgtgatttaataaatgttttatatctttCTGTCATTGACCCTCCAACTGTCTGATGCTCTATTTCTTTCCACTGTTCAGCATACATGTTGATTctggaaaatgacacaaatgctGAAGTGCGACGGGCTGTCCTTTCCTGCATTGCGATGTCCCCTCAGACCCTCCCCAAAGTACTGAAACGCACCCGGGACACCAAGGAAAACGTCCGCAAGCTAGCCTACCAGGTAGCCACAAATGCAGACAAAAGATCTGCTATAATTTTATGCACACACATGCCAAGTATGTCAACAGATGACATTATAAGTTGTTGTCTTGATCTGACTGAACACTAGTTTTTGTTACATGTTGTGAATTAAGGATTACTCTttctatcttttcttttctaaggTTCTGGCTGACAAAGTTCACATTAAAGCTCTGACCATCGCACAGAGAGTTACTCTCCTGCAGCAGGGTCTCCATGACAGTTCAGGTAATAATGatgatttctgtgtgtgtgacattacagttaagacacacattttttttgtattcttttttgcattttgtaagaaaaaactaatttaaaaactacaccaaacagcaaaatatatttttattatcggATAATCTTTTAAATGATtgtctaatttttttcttttatgaaatctaaaacaatgattttgttTAGTCTGACCAGTAGTCCAAAAGATATACAAAAGATATTTAACTTACAATGGTGTACAGCAGAGAACGGTGCACATTTTCAAACTGGGGTTGCTGTAAACTGTCATTTATGGTCGGCTGAAACGACTATTAATTTCAGATTAATCAACTGATTGTCTCTGCTCTGAATTCAATTGTGTCCATTTAATTAAGTCTgattggctgtgtgtgttgtagaAGCGGTGAGGGAGATGGTGCGTTGTCGCTTACTGCCGTCCTGGATGCTTCGGCTGGACGGGAACATCATAGAGCTGCTCCACAGGCTGGATGTAGAGAACTGTGCCCAAACAGCTCTGGAGACACTGAAAGCCATCCTTAAAGGCACACTAACCGAAGAACTGCAGCAGAACAGAGTGCAGCTCGACAACAGGTACACTTCAAACtgcgtctctctgtctctcagatGTTCTCacatcaaaaagaaaatgtctgaAGGTTAGAGATCATGTGTGTTTTCAACAGGAAGGTGATCCCCGTGGACTTGCTCTCCTGTGAGAATGTGCTTTACTGGAGAGCTCTCTGTGAGTTCATCAAGGCCGAAGGAGACGACGGTGATGAAATGCTGGAGCAAGTGTTGCCAGACTCTGCCACTTATGCCGAGTACCTCTACGGGTGAGACAAGAGACAGCTCACTGAATTATATGAACGGTTTTCTAGCTGTCACCTGTGTATTTTACACCTAATGTAGAGCAGTAGAAACAGACTCTACAGAGTGATTTCATTCTCATTTTAAAGTGTCTTAAAACGTCAGGTGCTCACATCAACACTGAAAacgttttttctcataattccTTCCGTTCATACAGGACATTAAAAGATCTTTTTGTAGTGCTCATTCATGTAGGTGACGCTGGACAAAAATCCAGTCCTCCAATGCAAAAACACATTCGAAACCTTTAAAAGTTTACACGTTTCTTCAGCAGATTGACTTTGACAAATCAAGTGGGTGTCTTTCAAAATTAGTCTTTTCTGCACCAAATTCCCTCTGTTACACTTCCTCCACTGCAGCTCAGAATGGTAACACCACAAAAGGGAAACTCAAAGAATTAATTCTTTACTGAAATCAGTTGGAATTGATTTGTCTAATCCAGTATGCTGAAACCTCTTATAAGCTTTAGATaaagtttagaatacatttttttttagagtttatCCCCCATCACTTATATGAAAAGCACTTTAGGTAGAGATCTTTTAATGTCCTGTATGAACAGGAGATATGATTACAACCAACTGTTCATGTTGTTCATACGGGCGCCTGACGATAATGTTGAATTAtatagtgtttgtttgttgatgcAGTGACTTTGTGATGCTCAGAAGACCTAACACTGTTGCCATAATGCTCATGTTGTTACTCAGGTATTTGAAAGCAGGTCCGGTGTTCTCAGAGGAGCTCTTCCTGTATGTAACTGTGTGGCTAACTTATTGCTTTAATTTAACCTGACTAGTTATTTCGAAGTGTGGCATTTCTATAAAAACAATCACAGAAAAACAAGGGAGACATTTTGTGTTAAAAGTTCATTGCTCTTGTTCGTCTTTTTCTTTACACTATCAAAGACGGATACTTCAAAAACAGCTGTGAACAAGTTAACATGCCTGCAGGTCCCAGCAGATCATAAACTACTTTGAAATGTAGCTGCAGACGCTCAAAAGACTTCTGCTATTACATAGaatgtgttgtttcttttgtgttatttaatattttattctcATAGATCTAGTTTTGCTTTTGAGACCTCAACATTCATCTGGAGACTCATCATTTGACATTTAGAAACATCCACAAATCCTTATTTCATCTTCAAGTTAGCTTTCACCAAACTGCATAATACACTCCATACATACTCCAAATGTGTTGCTTATAATCTTTAATATCTCATAGGCACAGCTATCGCCGCACTTGGTTTTAGCACTAATCCACAATCCTTCATATGTTTAAATCCCAGCACTCATCAGTGTGGGCACATTCTGCTGTTTTACAACCTGCCAAATACTTGTGATGCTTTAGTGTGAAATGCacctttttaatgaaatttgcaGCAAATAAGTGTCACGCTTAACATAAGTGAGCAGTTGCAGGTTTGTATAAATCACTCAGTGGCTGGCTGATAATAGCTTGTGTAGCTGTGGCTTGTAGGTAGTGCTGGTGCAGTGCTTGGCTACCTACAGTATTGCAATACTGCATTTAATATGATTGAGTTATTTATTCAGAGATGTCTGGCTGTGATCCTGGTACCTATGACAGAATTATCTTACTGTACACACTGAGAGCTGTTGTAATCTCTGAGACGATTGACTCTTAACAGATACCTGAAGGCAGTGCCTTTACTGTCAGAGGAGCAGAGGGCCGACTTTAACCAGCTGGAACTCGTCATGACCAAAGAGTTCATCTCCCAACAGCTGATCCATCTCATCGGATGTCTGGACACCAATGAGGAGGGCGGCAGGTAAGATGAGGAGCAGAGTTGTGTTGGTAAAATGATGAACAGGTGGTGTGGAAGGTGAACAAATTCACCTTAACAAACATGGCTATCAACTGGGAAAGCAGGGAGTGGGAAAATATTGaaaaagagggaggagaggatggcAGCTTTAAATGAGGGAAGAAgagatatttactttatttatgaatggggaaaataaaagcttctttGTTTGGACACCATTCTGGGGAGGATGAAAGTTGAGAGAGAAGAAACTTCTGGAAAGAAAGATTTAGTCATTCTGTTTCAGAGCTGTACAAGAATATTATCGCATTTGACTTGATAAGAATAAATGTAATGCTACATAGCTTTTTATGTTGAtgcaatttgtttccttttctcaaGGAATTCACcgttttgtatgtaaaatgttAATATCTATAAATGGATATCTACATATGAAAGAAGAATCTTAAGGCAGCTGGATGTAAAGGTTTTGGTCAGGAAgtgttctggtttctgtttttagtctGAGTAGCATTGACCAATCGTGGACCTATATAACACTTACAAAAATATTGATAAATTTAGCAGATGGGTCAGAGATTGGTCAAATGTCCGAAAACTATACATGACAAAGAAAAGTTACAAATGTTCACATGCCCGGAAACTGGAATCAGAGGAAAGTTGGTTGTTTTTTGCTAGGAAAAAAAGATTGATTGATATTTATGATAATGATTAATTCGTTATCAAAATAGCTGCTCattaattttctgtcaattgACTAAATGATTAACTAACTAAAGGCTTCAGATCTAATCGAGGTAAAGGAATGTACCTCAGACTGTGAGCTCATTGGTTGGTGGCTAGTTTGTGTGCTTGTCAAACCTTATTTTGTCTAGTTTGCTAAATATTATCATCGGCTTGTTGATGTTTATAGTCAgacttgttttgttgtgtgtttttgtaggaAGCGTGTGTTGGCCGTCCTGCAGGAGATGTTGGCTCTGCCCCAGACTCCCTCCTCCCTCGTCTCCCTTCTCACTGAGAAACTGCTCACCCTCATTTCAGATGACAACAGACGCATACAGACTGTAAGATGCATTTTATACTTTAATCTGATCTCTTTCACTCCTGCACAGTCTGTGTTCATCTAATCCACATTGTGCTCATCTTCCACACGCAAGGGAAATGCACATATCAATGCCCTTCATATTTTGTTGTGCTGCTGGTTGCATTAATTAAACTGTCTTATGTTATTAAGGTCTTTTGTTAGAGATATCAcacaattaaacagattttgcaTTCAGCGGTGGTATCATTAGCACGGAGATCAATGTCTAAATGAGCTGGCTTTGTGCTACACAGGTGGCAGAAATCATCTCGGATGTGAGGGAGCCCATCATGGAGGCCAGTCAGCCAGTGGATGAGAATGTGAGCCGCCGGCAGCAGGTCCAGGTGGGAAACACTCTGCCAACTGAAAGCACCCAGGAGCAATTAGATGTAGTAATCCCTTCCAAATaccctgctgttttttttttttttgtttgttttgtttttttcttggatggataaaagcaccaaatattGGCATGCTGCTCATTTGTATTTGTTAGAAAAGTTCAAATTATTACCAAGCCTGAGACTGATTTGTTATAAACACATATTCAGGTTTGCTCTATTATGTATGAACTGaataactaaatatatataaatgcttttCTAAATCTGAGATGACTAACAaactttcatcttttttatgtcttagaCTTCTCTGTTGCTTACTCTATTTACATTCCCTCTCTTTGTCTATTTGTCCAGTAGTGAGGTCAGGCGGAAGGTGCATAGCATGATGTTTGCCAATCTTTTCTTTTCCTGGTTCTTCTAGATCTAGTATCCAGTTGCATACAACCCTGCTTAGGTTGCTCTTGAATTTTGGCTGTGCCTTACAAAAAATGAGTTGCATAAAAGTCACCATAAGGATTTCCTTAGAGATCAGACGCTTTCCCCTCCCAACATCCTAAATGTTTTCTATCAGCTTCCCTGATGTGTTACCAAAAGATCCATAGTAACCTTTTTCCTCAGAAAAGGGACCATaccggggcgttcccggtggcacacctggtagagcgcataccacagaggcccagtcctcgtaagcgggcggctcggagccctttcccgcatgtcttcccctctgtctccccctttcactctcaatatctctcctgtcaatagagctacaaaatgcccaaaaagtatctttaaaaaaaaaaaagaaaagggaccATACCACTCTCTTAAAAGTGAAAGAATCTCTGGAACACAATAAAATAGATGCAATTGTGATTCAAAAGCAGGAGGAGCAATCAAGTTGTATTCTTCAGGACAAGAAAAGCAGTAACCAGCTGTAATGGCTATTGTCAACATTGAAACGCTAACATCTGCACTAGCAACTTTGTGtttattgaatttatatatTCGATGACTCCTTGTACtgattttgtcagttatttcctACTTCTAAATGAATGTGCCTACTCATTCCGTATTCTTCTATCcagtttgactttattttttctttacttttcagCATTagtgttagcattagcatttggCTAGCTCCAAAACTACAAATAGGATACATAAAGTTAAATGCTCCTAAATTAACCCCTTAGTTTAGGGAAATATTTAATCTCAGTGGGAGTCAATAGTTAGCTACAGTTGGAACACAAATGGGCACAGAGGTATTGCTCACAACTCTGTCAATACATCTCACCTCTCCATCTTTACTGCTGAATGTTTGTAACATCTATGGAAGCCAAATGGCTGCAGAGGAAGTCAGTCCTCACCCAGGTGTATAACTTCCAACCCCTCTGTGCACCTGCGTTCTCTCCCTGCCCCTCCCCTTTTCAGTCAGTAAGGGTAAAGTTGGCTCTAGAGGGTTGTCACCTGGCCCAGACCCCcaggtgttgttgtttttcctgtaaATGGAGGTGCAGTTGCCCGTCTCAACAGTCAGAATCCTCTTGAGTGTATTTAGGCTACGGAATAACTCTCCCTTCTTCTGTTTATTTCCCCACCTTCTCCACTTCAGTTAGCAGAGGTGAAGGTGCACATCATGGAGGCTAAACAAACCCTGGAGGACTGTATCACCGCCCAGGACTTCGGCCGCGCTGCAGAGCTGAAGGACTCCATCACCGAGCTCGAGAACCGCAGGAACCAGGTCCTCCAGGAGATCGCAGAGAGCAGCCAGCCGGCCGACAAGGAGACCCGCACTGAGAAGGTACAGAACCACACAGGAAGCCTCGCCTCTGAGTCTTTGCGTgtgatttaatgtaatttaccCTGAACAAGGAAAGATCGTAACGCctttttggttttctttttttcttttctcttttcagaaTGACCCAGAGACTCTCCTGAGGTGTCTAACAATGTGTGCAGAGCTGCTGAAGCAGATGAGAATCAAGAAACAGATTGGTCCAACTATAAGCGCTTTAATGGCTTCACTGGTATAAACCCACACTGTACACATCATCATATTTTTGTTCTTCAGTGTTACTGCTGATGTAAAGATCACAAACACTAACTGGATCTTTACAAATCAGGAGTATCAGAACCAAGTTACCTGCCATAGTTTTGGTTGACATATGTGGTTTGCCAAAGAATTTGGTCAATAGTTCCTTTATTCACTGTATATTTGTTGCTcatgtcttttatttaaatgttcccTCCTCTGGTTGGAAAGCATTAATTTTCAGTACCACACAACCTGgaagttgatgcattaaattgttcaaataaaaagtaatatcaACTTTATAGATATACAGGAATCAGCTTCTcctgtttatttttagtttaatatGATCCAATGTTGTTTTACTGGCACTTCTACcttttctacagttttcttCAGTTACTGGAGGTTTTAGCTGATGAACGAAGCCTCTTTTACCCACTGATTAAACTTTGAATAATCTGATTGTTTGCTTGTTGTTTATCATCTCATGTTGGCAATCTTCTGATGGTATGGAGGGAAGTAAAGTCAGTAAAAGGTAATTAAGGTCACTATTTTCTCCATCCCCGTCAGGTCCTGCCCAGTATAGCAAATGCTCACCCTGCTGTCCGTAACATGGCCGTGGTGTGTCTGGGAACATGCACTCTGCATAGCAAGGAGCTGGCCAAAAACCAcatggtgctgctgctgcaggtaaaGTTAGACACAAGTGTTTTATCCACCAAACATTGAAATCCGTTTATAAACATGCTGCATGTTTAATCAGTTCACCCAAAATACACAGGAAATCAAACTAAACCCCTGGTGGGATCCACCTGTGCATAAAgtaaaaataggtggaaaaatgactttttgagAGTTTGGTTCAGTAAACCAAAAACATGAATCACATAGTGGCAGCACTAAAGTTGtagaattgtgtgtgtgtgtgtgtgttgtcagatTGCCCAGCTGGATGAAGTAAAGATCCGTATCAGTGCTCTGCGGGCCATCAtcgacctgctgctgctgtttggctTCCAGCTGCTCTCAGAAACAGCTGCCACTCAGACAGCCCCGCAGTCCCAGTcaccagacagacaggaggaggacgcaCCAATGGGCGAGGAGAAGGGGGACACACCAGAGGACACTGCACAGAGCGTACTTGTGATGCTTTCAGAGTTCCTGGGCAGTGAGGTGAGTGGGCTGAGTGTGAATAATTTACTTAATAAACAAAAGTATGTATGAAGTTCGCTGggatgtaaaacatttttattgaattgtCTTCAACATGTTCAGGTGTCGGACCTGCGAACAGAGACCGCCGAGGGCCTGGCCAAACTAATGTACACCGGACGTATCTCCAGCGCCAAGATGCTCTCCCACCTGGTGCTGCTGTGGTACAATCCGCTCACAGAGGACGACACCAGACTACGCCACTGCCTCGGTGTCTTCTTCCAGCTCTACGCCCGCGAGAGCAGgtcacaaatgcacacacacacacacacacaagcaacatgtggttaattttgtttattgcaCTTGTTTTTCTCATCCTCCTATTCTTAGAATACTTACTTGCCTCTGAAGCTTTTTGTTATGGAAGATAAATTAATATAGTGTGTGGTTTCTGTGTTTATTAGGGTCCAccaggaggtggtggaggaggccTTCCTGCCGACGGTTCGGACTCTGATGAACGCTCCAGCCACCTCTCCGCTAGCTGAGGTGGATATTAACAATGTGGTTGAGCTACTCGTCGAGCTGACCCGTCCGAGTGCACTTATTAAGCCCTCAGCTAACACGGAGGTAAGAAACATTCCCCGTAACCACTGTGAACTCACAAAACCCCCAGTGATCAATCCAGCTCGTTCGCTGTTAGTGTTTCTGCTTTTATTGGCCTTCTGAGCTTTTTCATCATATTGCTTTCTTCCCAAAGAAGCATTTTAATTTCTTCAACACCGATTAAATTGAAGAAATTGTCCTCTTGAATGCTTAAGTTCACATGAGAGAATGCATAGCTTTAATTCACAATTATTTGAGTAAACTGTTTCTTAATTTGATAACAGCTCAGTGAGGCAAAAACAAATTGAATTTACTGAGTGCACTTGTCTTCAGGAGGTTTGTGTCCATGACTTCTTGGCGGTGCGTATGTGTGGAGAGATGTTGAAGGACCCTACAGCCCCCGAGGTGCGTCTCTACGCCAAGACTCTGAGCAATCTGGAGCTCAGCAGAGATGGGACGGTCAGGAAAGACCTGCTgacgctgctgcagcagcttgttcaggtacacatacacacaacaacGCTGAGAGTCTACAGCCGTGctggcagctctgtgaggctgtacaaCAATGCTTTCAGCTGAACACGAACATGATCACAACAAAGCTTACATTTGATTTAGTGTTACCATGTTAACCATGAAATTGGCGTGTTGGCATGCCAATTACCATCAAACACGCAGAACAGCTGAGGCTCGTAGGACTATAATTAATTTGGCAAATATGTGTTAAACCAAAGGACTGCACACACtggctcaataaaaatatttgaaagaaATTTCAAAGATCTaaatacatacagtgtaattttttttgagtCAATGCTCATTTCCATTTATatgaaataattttaaaattacatttacagaTATAAAAAGATATAGGATTGTATTTTGAGACTGGAACAGTATGACAAATAAGAAAATTAGAGTCTGATAAGGCGGTCTGGGAACATTGATTTCCTACCATCGTCTTTATCTCCTTTACCTTAGTCTTCCTTACACTTTGAAATGTTAATCTGACGATGAGACGAAAGGGAAAGGTTATGAAACTGCCAAACTTCTTATATTGCTTTCTGAGGGAAATTTCAATGTGTGAACCAAAGTTCATAGCAAAGCATTGAGTAGCTGCTGAGATATTTCACTCATAACCACAAATTTAAGTCAGTGGATCACGTCAGTTCTAACCTGATGTTGCCAAGACGTTTGTTAGTGAAAAAGGCCACTTTATAAAATACCTGGCAGGTGA carries:
- the ncapg gene encoding condensin complex subunit 3 isoform X1; amino-acid sequence: MTADNEIEVKEAFQRAQKGHNNKAKLVASLKSRYNKLEDKTLFHEEFVHYLKYAMIVYKREPAVENVIEFVARFATSFQSPPKTDEEEQQQEEEEEEEEDAEDDHPFLSFIFNFLLESHKANSHAVRFRVCQLINKLLGSMAENAQIDDDLFDHIHQAMLVRVTDKFPNVRIQAALAMTRLQQPKDPDCPTINAYMLILENDTNAEVRRAVLSCIAMSPQTLPKVLKRTRDTKENVRKLAYQVLADKVHIKALTIAQRVTLLQQGLHDSSEAVREMVRCRLLPSWMLRLDGNIIELLHRLDVENCAQTALETLKAILKGTLTEELQQNRVQLDNRKVIPVDLLSCENVLYWRALCEFIKAEGDDGDEMLEQVLPDSATYAEYLYGYLKAVPLLSEEQRADFNQLELVMTKEFISQQLIHLIGCLDTNEEGGRKRVLAVLQEMLALPQTPSSLVSLLTEKLLTLISDDNRRIQTVAEIISDVREPIMEASQPVDENVSRRQQVQLAEVKVHIMEAKQTLEDCITAQDFGRAAELKDSITELENRRNQVLQEIAESSQPADKETRTEKNDPETLLRCLTMCAELLKQMRIKKQIGPTISALMASLVLPSIANAHPAVRNMAVVCLGTCTLHSKELAKNHMVLLLQIAQLDEVKIRISALRAIIDLLLLFGFQLLSETAATQTAPQSQSPDRQEEDAPMGEEKGDTPEDTAQSVLVMLSEFLGSEVSDLRTETAEGLAKLMYTGRISSAKMLSHLVLLWYNPLTEDDTRLRHCLGVFFQLYARESRVHQEVVEEAFLPTVRTLMNAPATSPLAEVDINNVVELLVELTRPSALIKPSANTEEVCVHDFLAVRMCGEMLKDPTAPEVRLYAKTLSNLELSRDGTVRKDLLTLLQQLVQVVKDRVCLRALEKMVSQLVDSKEQAELLSASALQPLDVNADEAATDDPSKSAKRPKRGQRKACTAKGGRKPSRRAESSEESDGENVPESVPMVRTSRRARAAALEKTKLDLNTLINQEANVS
- the ncapg gene encoding condensin complex subunit 3 isoform X2: MTADNEIEVKEAFQRAQKGHNNKAKLVASLKSRYNKLEDKTLFHEEFVHYLKYAMIVYKREPAVENVIEFVARFATSFQSPPKTDEEEQQQEEEEEEEEDAEDDHPFLSFIFNFLLESHKANSHAVRFRVCQLINKLLGSMAENAQIDDDLFDHIHQAMLVRVTDKFPNVRIQAALAMTRLQQPKDPDCPTINAYMLILENDTNAEVRRAVLSCIAMSPQTLPKVLKRTRDTKENVRKLAYQVLADKVHIKALTIAQRVTLLQQGLHDSSEAVREMVRCRLLPSWMLRLDGNIIELLHRLDVENCAQTALETLKAILKGTLTEELQQNRVQLDNRKVIPVDLLSCENVLYWRALCEFIKAEGDDGDEMLEQVLPDSATYAEYLYGYLKAVPLLSEEQRADFNQLELVMTKEFISQQLIHLIGCLDTNEEGGRKRVLAVLQEMLALPQTPSSLVSLLTEKLLTLISDDNRRIQTVAEIISDVREPIMEASQPVDENVSRRQQVQLAEVKVHIMEAKQTLEDCITAQDFGRAAELKDSITELENRRNQVLQEIAESSQPADKETRTEKNDPETLLRCLTMCAELLKQMRIKKQIGPTISALMASLVLPSIANAHPAVRNMAVVCLGTCTLHSKELAKNHMVLLLQIAQLDEVKIRISALRAIIDLLLLFGFQLLSETAATQTAPQSQSPDRQEEDAPMGEEKGDTPEDTAQSVLVMLSEFLGSEVSDLRTETAEGLAKLMYTGRISSAKMLSHLVLLWYNPLTEDDTRLRHCLGVFFQLYARESRVHQEVVDDFLAVRMCGEMLKDPTAPEVRLYAKTLSNLELSRDGTVRKDLLTLLQQLVQVVKDRVCLRALEKMVSQLVDSKEQAELLSASALQPLDVNADEAATDDPSKSAKRPKRGQRKACTAKGGRKPSRRAESSEESDGENVPESVPMVRTSRRARAAALEKTKLDLNTLINQEANVS